A stretch of DNA from Acidobacteriota bacterium:
CGTCTCCTATCTCAGGGAGAAATTGAAGAAATAGTATGATAGCGAGAATAGACTGGAGGAGGTTTGAGGAGACCTCCCTCATCTTTGCTCATTATCTCTACCAGTTCGAGAAGGTAGAAGGATTTTTCTCCCATAATTATCAGGATAAAAACTCCTTTTATAAACTGGCGGAGGAACTCCGAAGGGATAAAGGAAGGGATGCCTTCCTCCTGCTTGCGGAGGGAAACAGGGAGGTTGGCTCGTCAAAAGAGGTGGTGGAAAAGCTCGAAAAAGCGGGAAAGGTTGGGGGGGTAGCTGTCATCACCGGTCAACAGGTAGGTCTTTTTGGCGGACCCGCCTATACCCTGTTCAAGGCACTTACCGCAGCGAAACTCGCTCACTTCCTCGAGGAGGAACTCAAGATACCGGTAATCCCCATCTTCTTCCTGGCTTCGGAGGACCACGATATCGCCGAGGTAAACCGGTTCATCTTCCTCAATCGGGACTATAGGCTGATCGAACTCTCCCTCCCAAGGATAGAAGAGGGACGGAGACCGGTTTCATCAATCCGGTTAGGGAAGGAGGTGGAAAAGCTCCTTGCCACCTTCAAAGCGGAGCTCCCTGCACCGGGTATTCCCCCTTCCCTCGAGGAAGCGCTCTACTCCTCCTATACCGAAGAGGCTACCTTTTCCTCTTCCTTTGCCAGGCTCCTCGCTAAGCTCCTTTCCCCTTACGGGATCGCCATTCTTGAGCCAAACTCAAAAAAACTAAAGGAGATAGCAATCCCCCTCTTCGAGCAGGAAATCCTTAAGGCAAAAGAAAGAGAAGAGCTCTTCTCTTCCCATCTAAAGGGACTAAGCGAAAGGGGATATCACATTCAGGTTCCCGGAAATAGAGGAAGGCTTAACCTATTTCTCTTGAGCGAGGCAGGGGAACGGGTAAGGATATATCTCGCTGAGGATGGGTTCATCATCGGGAAGGAGGGGGAGAAGGTTTCATCCTCTCATCTTATTTCCCTCCTCAAGGAGGAACCAGAGCGCTTCTCACCCGATGTGCTCCTAAGACCGCTCTTTCAGGATTTCATCCTCCCCACCATCGCCTATGTGGCAGGACCAGCGGAGATCGCCTATTTCGCTGAGCTTCGTCCCCTCTATACCTTCTTCAACATCCCGATGCCGGTGATATACCCCAGGGCGAGCTTCACCGTAGTGGACGATATAACCCTCCGCCTCGCCCATCAGCTCTCGCTTGCCATCCCCGAGCTCGTCTCTTCTCCAAACGAGACCCTCGATCGCTTCAAGCGCTCGTTGGTGGATACCGAGGCGGAGGAGGAGATCTCCCAATTGGAGGAGGAAACCCTCGCCACCAAGGAGAGGATAAAAGAAAAGCTCACTGAGCTCGACCCAAACATAGGGAAGAAGGTGGATTCCGCTTTAGGAAAGATCATCTACCAGCTCGAGAGGTTAAAATTGAAGATAGGGAAGGCGAATTTAAGGAGGAAGGAGGAGCTTAGAAGGAGGCTGGAACGGCTCAAAAACATCCTCGCTCCTGATAAGAAACCCCAGGAGAGGATGCTCGGCTGGGTGTACCTCTTAGCCGACTATGGAGAGAAGGTGATGGATAAGGTCTATCAGGAGATCGAACTTCCTCCTCGGGACCATAAAGTGATAAGAGTGGAGAGATAGAGAGATGAAACTCGATCTTCTTGTGGTAGGCGCTCATCCCGATGACATCGAGCTCGCCTGCGGAGGGACCATCATCAAATTAGCGAAAAAAGGATATACGATCGGAGCCCTTGATCTGACCGCGGGCGAGCTTGGAACCAAAGGGACGAGGAGAGAGCGATTAAAGGAAGCGGAAGAGGCGAAAAGGATCCTTGGCCTCGTTCATCGGGAGAACTTAGGGCTTCCCGATGGAGGGATCGAGCTGAACCAAGAAACAAGAATGAAGGTGATCGAGGTGATAAGGAGGCTTCGCCCGGAGTTTATCCTCCTTCCCTATTACAGGGGACGCCACTTCGACCACATCAGGGCGAGCCTGCTTATAACCGAATCCGCCTTTCAGGCAGGGTTGATAAAGATAAAAACCGAAGCCGAACCCCACCGTCCCCGCCGGCTGATCTACTATATGACCCATTACCAGTTCATCCCCAGTTTCATCGTCGATATAAGCGAGGAATTCGAGAGGAAGATGGAGGCGATCCGTGCTCACAGCTCCCAATTCGGAGGGGAGAAACCCCTTTTCCCCTTGAGCGGTATCGAGACCAGAGACCGCTATTATGGCTCCCTGATCGGCACGAGCTACGGTGAGCCGTTTTTCGTCCGCGAGGCGCTCGAGGTAGAGGACCCGATCGCTTTCTTCAGCAAGGTGAAGTCCGGGGGCAGATGCAACTTCCCTCCCAAGGAGGGGCTTTGCTGAGGAAGCCAATGCGGATAGGAATAACCTGCTATCCCACCTTTGGGGGAAGTGGAGTAGTGGCTACCGAACTTGCTCGCGCCTTAGGGAAAAGAAGCCACGAGGTCCACCTGATAAGCTACGCGGTTCCGGGAAGGCTGAAGAAGGAAGATCCGGTTCTCTTCCATCAGGTGGATGTTCCTCGCTATCCCCTTTTCGAGTGTCCCCCTTATGCTCTTGCCTTAGCCTCGAAGATAGGAGAGGTAGCCTGCCGTTTCCGTCTGGATATCATCCACGCCCATTATGCGGTTCCCCATGCGGTAAGCGCCATCCTCGCCCGGAAGATGCTCCCCTGCAAATCGCTAAAGGTGATAACCACCCTCCACGGAACCGATACCACCCTGATCGGGAAGGAACCGTCCTTCCTCCCCATCGTGACCTATGCCCTCGGGGAAAGCGATGCTATCACCGCTGTTTCCCACTATTTGAAGGAGGTATCGGAGAAGACCTTCAATATAAAGGACCGGGTGGAGGTGATCTACAACTTCGTGGACAGTGAAAGATTCAAAAGGATAAAGGGCATAAAACATCGTCGGCGCTTTGCCGAGGACGATGAGGCGATAATCGTCCACATCTCAAACTTCCGCCCGGTAAAGAGGGTGCTCGATGTGGTTAAGATATTCCGGCTGATAAGAGAAAAGAGAAAAGCCCGCCTCCTTATGGTGGGCGACGGACCGGAAAGGATAAAGGTAGAGGAGATGTTGAAGGAATACGGTCTTTCCCCCTATGCCAGTTTCCTCGGGGAGAAGGTGGCGGTGGAGGAGGTGCTCGGGGTGGCGGATCTCTTTCTCCTTCCGAGCGAGCTGGAAAGCTTTGGCCTTTCCGCCCTCGAAGCTATGAGCTGTGAGGTTCCGGTTATCGCCTCGAAGGTGGGAGGCATCCCCGAGGTGGTTATCGATGGTGAAACAGGCTTTTTAGCCCCGAAGGGAGCGATCTCTGAAATGGCGGAAAAGGCACTGGTTATCTTAGGGGATCAAGAACTCAAAAGGAAATTAGGCGAAACCGCCAGAACCCGCGCCAAAGAACTTTTCTCCCCTGAACAAACAGTAGATAAATATGAAGCCCTCTATCGTAAGGTATCCCAGTATTGAACCAAGTTAAACGATAATAGCCGAAACCTTAAAAAACATATTTCAAACCATAAAACAATTCCTCCCTTGTGCTTTGAGGAAAGGTTAAAATAGTATATAATCTCAACGGTTAAGATAATAAAACGAGAAACGAGTGGGCAAAGCAGGAGGAAATGGAAAGGGGATCCTATGAGGCAGGAGAAAAAAACCGGGCGTAAATTCTACATCACCACCGCAATAGACTATGTGAATTCAAAACCACACCTGGGCACCGCCTACGAGAAGATCGTGGCAGATGTCATCGCTCGCTACCACCGCCTTTTGGGCGACGACACCTTCTTCCTAATGGGGAATGACGAACATAGCCTAAATGTGGCGGCAAAGGCGAAGGAGCTCGGGCTCGATGTGCTCGAATACTGCGACCAGATGGAGGAGGAATTCCGTCGGGTATGGGAGAGGCTTAATATCTCCTTCGATGACTTCATCAGGACAACCGAAAAAAGACACGAGGAGACAGTGCGAGATGTCCTCTCCCGGGTGTATGAGAAGGGAGACATCTACCAGGGAACCTACGAGGGATGGTACTGCGTCTCCTGCGAAGCCTTCTACCGGGACAAGGACTTAATCGATGGCCTCTGCCCCTTACATCAGAAGAAACCGGTCTGGATCTCGGAGAAGAACTACTTCTTCTCCCTATCCAAGTATGAGAAACCTCTTCTTAAGCTCATCGAGGAGGAAAACCCTGATTTCATCCGTCCCGAGATCAGAAAGAACGAGATATTGAGCCTCATTCATTCCGGGCTCGAGGATGTAAGCCTCTCCCGGTCGAGCACCCATTGGGGCATCCCCCTACCCTTCGATCCGAATAATGTGGTCTATGTCTGGTTCGACGCCCTGATCAACTACCTCTCCGGTGTAGGCTACGCCACCGACAAGGAGAGATTCGAGCGCTATTGGCCCGCTGACCTCCACCTGATCGGGAAGGACATCACCCGGTTCCATTGTGTGATTTGGCCCGCCATCCTGATGAGCGCTGGGATCGAGCTCCCGAAGAGCGTTTTCGCCCATGGGTTCATCACCATCAGTGGGGAGCGGATGAGCAAAACTTTGGGTACCGCCTTGGATCCCCTCGAGCTTGCTGATAAATACCATGCGGATGCCGTCCGCTACTTCTTGATCAGGGAGATACCGCTCGATCGGGACGGGGATTTCTCCATAGAACGGTTCCGGGAGCGGTTCAATGCGGAGCTCGCTAATGATTATGGGAATCTCCTCTCCCGTACCATCACGATGATCGAAAAATATAACCAGGGGAGGATCATCCCCCCGAAAAAGGACGACGACGAGAAGCTGAAGGCTAAGGCGGTTGAGGTCATCGAGCGGTATCGAAAGAGAATGGACGCCCTCGAGCTTGAGGAGGGGATAAAAGCCATCTGGGAGCTTCTTCGGGCGGCGAACCTCTACATCGACCGGGAGAAACCTTGGGAGCTCGCTAAACAGCAGGCAAGAAGAGAAAGACTAACCGCCGTCCTCTATAATTTGGCGGAAAGCCTGAGGAAGATATCGATCCTCCTCTACCCGGTGATGCCGGAAAAAACAAGCGAAGCACTCGCCCAGCTCGGGTTGGCAAAACCGGCTGATGAACTCAGCATAAAGGAAGTTGAGGAATGGGGCACGATACCAGCGGATACCCGGGTTAGGAAAGGAGGACATCTCTTTCCCCGGCTTTCTTAAGCTAAGAGGAGAAAGATGGAGGATAAATCCCTTTCTTTTGAATTTCGCATCCTTCGGATGACGATGCTCGTAGGCGCTATCTACGACCTCGTCTTCGGGGTGCCGATACTCCTCTTCCCGGCGAGATTAGCACCGTTGATAAACCTTGCGATGCCAAAGGAGGAGATATATCTCAGGTTATGCGGCGTCTTCCTCATAATGGTCGCCTTCTTCTACTACCTCGCCTTCCGCGATCTCGAGCGATATCTGGGAAATGTTGCCGTCGCTATTGTTGGGAGAGGCTTAGGCGCTTTCTTTTTCTTCATTTTTTACTTCTTTCTCCACTACCCGAAGACCTTCTTCCTTCTCGGGTTGGTCGATCTCACCTTCGCTGTCATCCACTTCCTGTTCTTAAGGGAGGAAGGACGAAGCCTATTTATACCGCTTCTCCTTGGGAGAAGATAAGGAGGTTTTAAATGAGCCAACTGCTTCCGGGAAGGTCAGCAGACCCTCCATTTAAAGAACCCCCTGCCGAGTTGATAGAAGAACTTTTAAAGGAGCTAAGGAGACATCATCCAGCAAGGCTCCTCGATGTCGGCTATGAAGGGGGGAATTACGCCTCCTTCTTCAACTCTTTGGGGATAAAGCTCACCCTACTCGACCTCCTTAAAGAGATAAAAAGAAGGAGGGACCTCGCCTCCACTCCTGAAGGAAAAAACCTCACCTACCTTCCCGCTATCTTCGGGGAACGGGAATTCCCTCGGGACCATTTCCACGCCATCGCCTGTTTCGATATCCTATCCTTCCTCCCCTTCAGGGCAGCAAAGGAGACGCTCAAGTTCTTAAAGCGACATCTCGTTTTCGGGGGATTGCTCCTTGCTACCTTTCCCCTTTCCGCTGAGCCTCCGCTTCCTGGTTTCAGCTTCACCAAATACAGCAACCTCGACATAGAGACCCTCTTCTACGACTTCAGCTCGGCAAGGCTGACCATCCTCTCGGATGGAACGAGGAAGATAATAGCAAGAAAGAGGTAGATGGAGAGGCTAAAAATAGTAATCGGCATCTTCCATCAAAGCCCTACCTGGACCATCCCCGATTACTGGGTCGAAGAGATAAGAAAACGCTGTCTTCAAGCGGAAGTGATACCGGTAAAAAGTAGGGAGGAGCTCGAACGAGAGATAGAGGATGCTGATATCTACTTCGGCTGGGCTCTTCCCGGGGAGGTCCTCCGCCGGGCGAAAAAACTCCGCTGGATCCACGCCTCGGCTGCTGGCATCAGGAGACATCTCATTCCTGAGCTGGTAAACTCGGAGATAATCTTCACCAATTCGAGGGGGGTATTTTCCGAACCCATCGCGGAGTATGTCATTGGAGCGATGATCTTCTTCTCTCGCTCCTTTAATCTTGCCCATCGCTTTCAACTGGAGAGGAAATGGGCACAGATCGAGATAGTATCGGAAGGAGGGCTCTTCGAACTCAGAGGGAAGACACTCGGGGTAGTAGGCTACGGAAGTATTGGGAAAAAGGTGGCAGAAAAGGGAAAGTGCTTGGGGATGAAGGTGATCGCCATAAAAAGGCATCTTACCGAAGAGACTTCAGAAGAAGGAACAACCCTACTTCCTAAAGAAAAGCTTCCCACTCTATTAAGCGAATCCGACTTCGTCGTTCTCACCCTACCCCTTACCCCGGAGACCAGAGGGTTGATCGGCGAGGAAGAGTTAAACAAGATGAAGAAGACTGCTTATCTGATAAATGTCGCCCGAGGAAAGATAGTGGATCACGACGCTCTGGTGAAAGCCCTCTCTAATGGGAGAATAGCTGGTGCTGCTCTCGATGTCTTTCCTGAAGAGCCACTTCCCAAGGAAAGCCCCCTATTCACCCTGAAGAATGTCCTTATCACCCCTCACATCTCCGGGATAAGCTCTAACTACTGGGAACGGGTAGTAACCCTCTTTTCGGAGAATTTCCGCCGTTTCGTCAAGGGCGAACCGCTTCTAAACATCGTTGATAAGAAGCTGGGGTATTG
This window harbors:
- a CDS encoding D-2-hydroxyacid dehydrogenase encodes the protein MERLKIVIGIFHQSPTWTIPDYWVEEIRKRCLQAEVIPVKSREELEREIEDADIYFGWALPGEVLRRAKKLRWIHASAAGIRRHLIPELVNSEIIFTNSRGVFSEPIAEYVIGAMIFFSRSFNLAHRFQLERKWAQIEIVSEGGLFELRGKTLGVVGYGSIGKKVAEKGKCLGMKVIAIKRHLTEETSEEGTTLLPKEKLPTLLSESDFVVLTLPLTPETRGLIGEEELNKMKKTAYLINVARGKIVDHDALVKALSNGRIAGAALDVFPEEPLPKESPLFTLKNVLITPHISGISSNYWERVVTLFSENFRRFVKGEPLLNIVDKKLGY
- the bshC gene encoding bacillithiol biosynthesis cysteine-adding enzyme BshC gives rise to the protein MIARIDWRRFEETSLIFAHYLYQFEKVEGFFSHNYQDKNSFYKLAEELRRDKGRDAFLLLAEGNREVGSSKEVVEKLEKAGKVGGVAVITGQQVGLFGGPAYTLFKALTAAKLAHFLEEELKIPVIPIFFLASEDHDIAEVNRFIFLNRDYRLIELSLPRIEEGRRPVSSIRLGKEVEKLLATFKAELPAPGIPPSLEEALYSSYTEEATFSSSFARLLAKLLSPYGIAILEPNSKKLKEIAIPLFEQEILKAKEREELFSSHLKGLSERGYHIQVPGNRGRLNLFLLSEAGERVRIYLAEDGFIIGKEGEKVSSSHLISLLKEEPERFSPDVLLRPLFQDFILPTIAYVAGPAEIAYFAELRPLYTFFNIPMPVIYPRASFTVVDDITLRLAHQLSLAIPELVSSPNETLDRFKRSLVDTEAEEEISQLEEETLATKERIKEKLTELDPNIGKKVDSALGKIIYQLERLKLKIGKANLRRKEELRRRLERLKNILAPDKKPQERMLGWVYLLADYGEKVMDKVYQEIELPPRDHKVIRVER
- the metG gene encoding methionine--tRNA ligase, yielding MRQEKKTGRKFYITTAIDYVNSKPHLGTAYEKIVADVIARYHRLLGDDTFFLMGNDEHSLNVAAKAKELGLDVLEYCDQMEEEFRRVWERLNISFDDFIRTTEKRHEETVRDVLSRVYEKGDIYQGTYEGWYCVSCEAFYRDKDLIDGLCPLHQKKPVWISEKNYFFSLSKYEKPLLKLIEEENPDFIRPEIRKNEILSLIHSGLEDVSLSRSSTHWGIPLPFDPNNVVYVWFDALINYLSGVGYATDKERFERYWPADLHLIGKDITRFHCVIWPAILMSAGIELPKSVFAHGFITISGERMSKTLGTALDPLELADKYHADAVRYFLIREIPLDRDGDFSIERFRERFNAELANDYGNLLSRTITMIEKYNQGRIIPPKKDDDEKLKAKAVEVIERYRKRMDALELEEGIKAIWELLRAANLYIDREKPWELAKQQARRERLTAVLYNLAESLRKISILLYPVMPEKTSEALAQLGLAKPADELSIKEVEEWGTIPADTRVRKGGHLFPRLS
- the bshB1 gene encoding bacillithiol biosynthesis deacetylase BshB1, producing MKLDLLVVGAHPDDIELACGGTIIKLAKKGYTIGALDLTAGELGTKGTRRERLKEAEEAKRILGLVHRENLGLPDGGIELNQETRMKVIEVIRRLRPEFILLPYYRGRHFDHIRASLLITESAFQAGLIKIKTEAEPHRPRRLIYYMTHYQFIPSFIVDISEEFERKMEAIRAHSSQFGGEKPLFPLSGIETRDRYYGSLIGTSYGEPFFVREALEVEDPIAFFSKVKSGGRCNFPPKEGLC
- the bshA gene encoding N-acetyl-alpha-D-glucosaminyl L-malate synthase BshA, whose protein sequence is MRIGITCYPTFGGSGVVATELARALGKRSHEVHLISYAVPGRLKKEDPVLFHQVDVPRYPLFECPPYALALASKIGEVACRFRLDIIHAHYAVPHAVSAILARKMLPCKSLKVITTLHGTDTTLIGKEPSFLPIVTYALGESDAITAVSHYLKEVSEKTFNIKDRVEVIYNFVDSERFKRIKGIKHRRRFAEDDEAIIVHISNFRPVKRVLDVVKIFRLIREKRKARLLMVGDGPERIKVEEMLKEYGLSPYASFLGEKVAVEEVLGVADLFLLPSELESFGLSALEAMSCEVPVIASKVGGIPEVVIDGETGFLAPKGAISEMAEKALVILGDQELKRKLGETARTRAKELFSPEQTVDKYEALYRKVSQY